The following proteins are co-located in the Prinia subflava isolate CZ2003 ecotype Zambia chromosome 16, Cam_Psub_1.2, whole genome shotgun sequence genome:
- the IL17B gene encoding interleukin-17B isoform X1, with amino-acid sequence MVAPGHLLTLQDTATPAPPVSPCSTSPAAVSLRPCQGCDRAGDPTRAQTPSDHVIAKRTPQGCPVQRGLATDHSGHCQRSQRPGRRRVAESQTTLAPCPVCSEAPWHLGDRTHLWQGTAGGWGFPFLAAQLAGTGHTAGQRPAPSAAMERAPNLLLLCIFTFAMVLVPEAKDQSKAAKGRRRGLARPPTAPPALAWAPEEPYSSMAEYELSIQDMVRQLRNGSEPGDTKCQVNLRLWRSNRRSLSPWAYRINHDAARIPADLPEARCLCTGCINPFTMQEDRTMASIPIYSRLPVRRLLCPGPPEAGHRPPGKKQCHKKYQMVMETIAVGCTCIF; translated from the exons ATGGTAGCCCCAGGTCACCTGCTCACCTTGCAGGACACAGccacccctgctcctcctgtgagCCCCTGCTCCACCAGCCCAGCAGCCGTGTCCCTGCGGCCCTGTCAGGGCTGTGACCGTGCTGGTGACCCCACCAGAGCCCAAACTCCCTCAGACCATGTTATTGCCAAGAGAACCCCTCAGGGCTGCCCGGTCCAGAGGGGACTCGCCACTGACCACAGCGGCCACTGCCAGCGGAGCCAGCGCCCGGGGCGGCGACGGGTGGCCGAGTCCCAGACCACGCTGGCCCCCTGCCCTGTCTGCTCCGAGGCTCCCTGGCACCTTGGGGACCGGACACACCtctggcagggcacagctgggggctGGGGCTTTCCCTTTTTAGCTGCCCAGCTTGCAGGGACCGGCCACACTGCAGGACAGCGGCCGGCACCCTCGGCGGCCATGGAGCGGGCTCCAAACCTG cttctcctctgcATCTTCACCTTCGCCATGGTCCTGGTTCCCGAAGCCAAGGACCAGAGCAAGGCAGCcaagggcaggagaaggggcCTGGCACGGCCACCAACAGCTCCCCCTGCGCTGGCCTGGGCCCCGGAGGAGCCCTACAGCAGCATGGCAGAGTACGAGCTCAGCATCCAGGACATGGTGCGCCAGCTGAGGAACGGCTCCGAGCCCGGGGACACCAAGTGCCAGGTGAACCTGAGGCTCTGGAGGTCCAACCGCAGGAGCCTGTCCCCCTGGGCCTACAG GATAAACCACGATGCCGCACGGATCCCAGCAGACCTCCCCGAGGCGCGGTGCCTCTGCACGGGCTGCATCAACCCCTTCACCATGCAGGAGGACCGCACCATGGCCAGCATCCCCATCTACAGCCGCCTGCCCGTGCGCCGCCTGCTCTGCCCGGGCCCGCCCGAGGCGGGGCACAGGCCCCCGGGCAAGAAGCAGTGCCACAAGAAGTATCAGATGGTGATGGAGACCATCGCCGTGGGCTGCACCTGCATCTTCTGA
- the IL17B gene encoding interleukin-17B isoform X2 — MAVWQSGDSSRGTGHTAGQRPAPSAAMERAPNLLLLCIFTFAMVLVPEAKDQSKAAKGRRRGLARPPTAPPALAWAPEEPYSSMAEYELSIQDMVRQLRNGSEPGDTKCQVNLRLWRSNRRSLSPWAYRINHDAARIPADLPEARCLCTGCINPFTMQEDRTMASIPIYSRLPVRRLLCPGPPEAGHRPPGKKQCHKKYQMVMETIAVGCTCIF; from the exons ATGGCAGTGTGGCAaagtggtgacagcagcagag GGACCGGCCACACTGCAGGACAGCGGCCGGCACCCTCGGCGGCCATGGAGCGGGCTCCAAACCTG cttctcctctgcATCTTCACCTTCGCCATGGTCCTGGTTCCCGAAGCCAAGGACCAGAGCAAGGCAGCcaagggcaggagaaggggcCTGGCACGGCCACCAACAGCTCCCCCTGCGCTGGCCTGGGCCCCGGAGGAGCCCTACAGCAGCATGGCAGAGTACGAGCTCAGCATCCAGGACATGGTGCGCCAGCTGAGGAACGGCTCCGAGCCCGGGGACACCAAGTGCCAGGTGAACCTGAGGCTCTGGAGGTCCAACCGCAGGAGCCTGTCCCCCTGGGCCTACAG GATAAACCACGATGCCGCACGGATCCCAGCAGACCTCCCCGAGGCGCGGTGCCTCTGCACGGGCTGCATCAACCCCTTCACCATGCAGGAGGACCGCACCATGGCCAGCATCCCCATCTACAGCCGCCTGCCCGTGCGCCGCCTGCTCTGCCCGGGCCCGCCCGAGGCGGGGCACAGGCCCCCGGGCAAGAAGCAGTGCCACAAGAAGTATCAGATGGTGATGGAGACCATCGCCGTGGGCTGCACCTGCATCTTCTGA
- the IL17B gene encoding interleukin-17B isoform X3, producing MVLVPEAKDQSKAAKGRRRGLARPPTAPPALAWAPEEPYSSMAEYELSIQDMVRQLRNGSEPGDTKCQVNLRLWRSNRRSLSPWAYRINHDAARIPADLPEARCLCTGCINPFTMQEDRTMASIPIYSRLPVRRLLCPGPPEAGHRPPGKKQCHKKYQMVMETIAVGCTCIF from the exons ATGGTCCTGGTTCCCGAAGCCAAGGACCAGAGCAAGGCAGCcaagggcaggagaaggggcCTGGCACGGCCACCAACAGCTCCCCCTGCGCTGGCCTGGGCCCCGGAGGAGCCCTACAGCAGCATGGCAGAGTACGAGCTCAGCATCCAGGACATGGTGCGCCAGCTGAGGAACGGCTCCGAGCCCGGGGACACCAAGTGCCAGGTGAACCTGAGGCTCTGGAGGTCCAACCGCAGGAGCCTGTCCCCCTGGGCCTACAG GATAAACCACGATGCCGCACGGATCCCAGCAGACCTCCCCGAGGCGCGGTGCCTCTGCACGGGCTGCATCAACCCCTTCACCATGCAGGAGGACCGCACCATGGCCAGCATCCCCATCTACAGCCGCCTGCCCGTGCGCCGCCTGCTCTGCCCGGGCCCGCCCGAGGCGGGGCACAGGCCCCCGGGCAAGAAGCAGTGCCACAAGAAGTATCAGATGGTGATGGAGACCATCGCCGTGGGCTGCACCTGCATCTTCTGA
- the GRPEL2 gene encoding grpE protein homolog 2, mitochondrial — translation MAARSLRRLGALLPAAGRAGTGSLHFRGSPCAFSAAAQQRSTGDECGPEDPSDEAKHPLSDCALEHKAIKLEEQVRDLTERYRKALADSENVRRRTQKFVEDAKLFGIQSFCRDLVEVADILEKTAESAAGHAEPSDPNPALKKIYEGLSLIEAKLQSVFAKHGLHKMNPVGGRYDPYDHEIICHVPAEGMQPGTVALVTQDGYKLHGRTIRHALVGVAVEAQE, via the exons TTTGCATTTCAGAGGGTCCCCCTGTGCTTTCAGcgctgcagctcagcagagaagTACAGGAGACGAGTGTGGCCCAGAGGACCCCAGTGACGAGGCCAAGCACCCCCTCTCTGACTGTGCCCTGGAGCACAAAGCCATCAAATTGGAGGAGCAAGTCCGAGATTTAACT GAGCGGTACCGGAAAGCTTTGGCAGATTCCGAGAACGTGCGGAGGAGAACACAGAAGTTTGTGGAAGATGCCAAACTCTTTG GGATCCAGAGTTTCTGCAGGGACCTGGTGGAGGTGGCAGACATCCTGGAGAAAACAGCCGAGAGCGCCGCGGGCCACGCGGAGCCCAGCGACCCCAACCCCGCCCTGAAGAAGATCTACGAGGGGCTGTCTCTCATCGAGGCCAAGCTGCAGAGCGTCTTTGCCAAGCACGGCCTGCACAAGATGAACCCTGTTGGGGGCAGGTACGACCCCTACGACCACGAGATCATCTGCCACGTGCCGGCCGAGGGCATGCAGCCGGGCACGGTGGCGCTGGTCACGCAGGACGGCTACAAACTGCACGGCCGCACCATCAGGCACGCGCTGGTCGGCGTGGCCGTGGAGGCACAGGAGTGA
- the PCYOX1L gene encoding prenylcysteine oxidase-like, with translation MAPPPAALPLPLPLLPALAALLAALPAAAAARAAPRSIAVVGAGLGGSASAYFLQQHFGPQVQLDVYEAAGVGGRLATVTVNKQQYESRGASIHALSLHMQDFVKILGLKHRREVAGKSAIFSGEHFVLEETDWYLLNLFRLWWHYGISFLRLQMWVEEVMEKFMRIYKYQAHGYAFSSLEELLRSLGGEAFVNMTQRSVAESLLEVGVTQRFVDDVIAAVLRSSYGQSVLVPAFAGAMSLAGAQGSTWAVEGGNKLVCSGLLKLTKANVISARVTGISLHSSEGRALYQVHYESTEGQGSAFYDMVVVTTPLQPGRSNFTFDNFDPPVADLPGAFQPSVTSVVHGYLNSSYFGFPDPKLFPFTSVLTTDTPDLFFHAMDNICPVNISAAFRRKQPQEAAVWRVLSPQPLDKHQLKTLFRSYYSVQVTEWQTYPRYDAAKALPPIVLHENLFYLSGVEWVASSMEMVAVAAKNVALLAYNRWHQELEKIDQKDLMHKVKTEL, from the exons atggccccgccgcccgccgcgctgccgctgccgctgccgctgctgccggcCCTGGCCGCGCTCCTGGCCGCGCtcccggccgcggccgccgcccgcgccgcgccgcgctcCATCG CCGTGGTGGGCGCCGGGCTGGGGGGCTCGGCCTCCGCGtacttcctgcagcagcacttcgGGCCGCAGGTGCAGCTGGACGTGTACGAGGCGGCGGGCGTGGGTGGGCGCCTGGCCACCGTCACCGTCAACAAGCAGCAGTATGAGAGCCGCGGAGCCTCCATCCACGCCCTCAGCCTCCACATGCAGGACTTCGTCAAGATCCTGG GCCTCAAGCACCGGCGCGAGGTGGCCGGGAAAAGCGCCATCTTCAGCGGGGAGCACTTCGTCCTGGAGGAGACCGACTGGTACCTGCTCAACCTCTTCCGCCTCTGGTGGCACTATGGCATCAGCTTCCTGCGCCTGCAGATGTGGGTGGAGGAGGTGATGGAGAAGTTCATGAG GATTTACAAGTACCAGGCACACGGCTACGCCttctccagcctggaggagctgctgcgcTCGCTGGGCGGCGAGGCCTTCGTCAACATGACCCAGCGCTCGGTGGCAGAGTCCCTGCTGGAGGTGGGCGTCACCCAGCGCTTCGTGGACGATGTCATCGCCGCCGTGCTGCGCTCCAGCTACGGCCAGTCCGTGCTGGTGCCCGCCTTCGCAG GGGCCATGTCGCTGGcgggagcccagggcagcacgTGGGCGGTGGAAGGAGGGAATAAGCTGGTGTGTTCGGGTCTGCTGAAGCTGACCAAAGCCAATGTCATCTCAGCCAGGGTGACGGGcatctccctgcacagctcgG AGGGCAGAGCCCTGTACCAGGTCCACTACGAGAGCACCGAAGGCCAAGGCTCGGCTTTCTACGACATGGTGGTGGTGACGACCCCGCTGCAGCCCGGCAGGAGCAACTTCACCTTCGACAACTTCGACCCGCCCGTGGCCGACCTCCCCGGAGCCTTCCAGCCCTCCGTCACCTCCGTGGTGCACGGCTACCTCAACTCCTCCTACTTTGGCTTCCCCGACCCCAAGCTGTTCCCTTTCACCAGCGTCCTCACCACCGACACCCCCGACCTCTTCTTCCACGCCATGGACAACATCTGCCCCGTCAACATCTCGGCGGCGTTCCGGCGCAAGCAGCCGCAGGAGGCGGCGGTGTGGCGCGTCCTGTCCCCGCAGCCGCTGGACAAGCACCAGCTGAAGACCCTCTTCAGGTCCTACTACTCGGTGCAGGTGACGGAGTGGCAGACGTACCCCCGCTACGACGCCGCCAAGGCGCTGCCGCCCATCGTGCTCCACGAGAACCTCTTCTACCTCAGCGGCGTGGAGTGGGTGGCCAGCTCCATGGAGATGGTGGCCGTGGCTGCCAAAAACGTGGCCCTGCTGGCCTACAACCGCTGGCatcaggagctggagaagaTCGACCAGAAGGACTTGATGCACAAGGTGAAGACGGAGCTGTGA